The following proteins come from a genomic window of Kitasatospora sp. NBC_01246:
- a CDS encoding ABC transporter ATP-binding protein translates to MTAAKHALDARLRVDRAAFSLDLALTAAPGEVVALLGPNGAGKSTALRALAGLLPLTAGHLRLDGRVLEDPAERLHTPAEERPVGVVFQDYLLFPHLSALDNVAFGPRCQGRPKRAARAEAAGWLERLGLAEHAGTRPGRLSGGQAQRVALARALAVRPRLLLLDEPLAALDARTRLDVRSQLRRHLAEFEAVAVLVTHDPLDAMVLADRLVVIEDGSEVQSGSPAEIARRPRTDYIARLVGLNLYQGLADGRRVTLADGTELATSEELTGPAFVAFPPAAVTLHRERPHGSARNVWKLEIAGLDLHGDQVRADLAGALPMAADLTPAAAAELDLATGTSVWASVKAVQTHAYPA, encoded by the coding sequence ATGACCGCCGCGAAGCACGCCCTCGACGCCCGGCTGCGGGTGGACCGCGCCGCCTTCAGCCTCGACCTCGCGCTCACCGCCGCCCCCGGCGAGGTGGTCGCCCTGCTCGGGCCGAACGGCGCCGGCAAGTCCACCGCGCTGCGGGCCCTCGCCGGGCTGCTCCCGCTCACCGCGGGCCATCTGCGGCTGGACGGCCGGGTGCTGGAGGACCCGGCCGAGCGGCTGCACACCCCCGCCGAGGAACGGCCGGTCGGCGTGGTGTTCCAGGACTACCTGCTCTTCCCGCACCTCAGCGCACTCGACAACGTGGCGTTCGGCCCGCGCTGCCAAGGCCGGCCCAAGCGCGCGGCCCGGGCCGAGGCGGCCGGCTGGCTGGAGCGGCTGGGCCTGGCCGAGCACGCGGGCACCCGCCCCGGCCGGCTCTCCGGCGGCCAGGCCCAGCGGGTCGCGCTCGCCCGGGCACTGGCCGTCCGGCCCCGGCTGCTGCTGCTCGACGAGCCGCTGGCCGCCCTGGACGCCCGCACCCGGCTCGACGTCCGCTCGCAACTGCGGCGCCACCTGGCCGAGTTCGAGGCGGTGGCGGTGCTGGTGACGCACGATCCGCTGGACGCCATGGTGCTGGCCGACCGGCTGGTGGTGATCGAGGACGGCAGCGAGGTGCAGTCCGGGAGCCCCGCCGAGATCGCCCGGCGGCCGCGCACCGACTACATCGCCCGCCTGGTCGGTCTCAACCTGTACCAGGGCCTCGCGGACGGCCGCCGGGTCACGCTGGCCGACGGCACCGAGCTGGCCACCTCCGAGGAGCTGACCGGCCCGGCCTTCGTGGCCTTCCCGCCGGCCGCCGTGACGCTGCACCGGGAGCGGCCGCACGGCAGTGCGCGCAACGTCTGGAAGCTGGAGATCGCGGGGCTGGACCTGCACGGCGACCAGGTCCGCGCCGACCTGGCCGGCGCCCTCCCGATGGCGGCCGACCTCACCCCAGCCGCCGCGGCCGAACTCGACCTGGCGACCGGCACGTCCGTCTGGGCCTCGGTCAAGGCCGTCCAGACCCACGCCTACCCGGCCTGA
- a CDS encoding ABC transporter permease, whose protein sequence is MSRRTTAGSGVRAASGAEPPRAGTAHRRRRGRRVPVALLLPALLGLAFLTLPLVGLLVRAPWSALPEQLTSTEVWDALRLSLFCATAATGVSLVLGVPLAWVLARTELPGRRLVRALVTLPLVLPPVVGGVALLLVLGRRGIVGSWLDSAFGITLPFTTTGVVIAEAFVAMPFLVISVEGALRAADPRYEEAAATLGASRLTAFRRVTLPLIAPGIGAGAVLAWARALGEFGATITFAGNFPGRTQTMPLAVYLAMESDPEAAIALSLVLLVVSIAVLAGLRDRWLSTP, encoded by the coding sequence ATGAGCCGCCGCACCACCGCCGGCTCCGGCGTCCGCGCCGCCTCCGGTGCCGAGCCCCCGCGAGCGGGCACGGCGCACCGGCGGCGGCGCGGGCGGCGCGTCCCGGTCGCGCTGCTGCTCCCGGCCCTGCTCGGGCTGGCGTTCCTGACCCTGCCGCTGGTCGGCCTGCTGGTCCGGGCCCCCTGGAGCGCGCTGCCGGAACAGCTCACCAGTACCGAGGTGTGGGACGCGCTGCGGCTCTCGCTGTTCTGCGCGACGGCGGCCACCGGGGTGTCGCTGGTCCTCGGGGTGCCGCTGGCCTGGGTGCTGGCGCGGACCGAACTGCCCGGCCGCCGGCTGGTCCGGGCGCTGGTCACGCTGCCGCTGGTGCTGCCGCCGGTGGTCGGCGGGGTGGCGCTGCTGCTGGTGCTCGGGCGGCGCGGCATCGTCGGCTCCTGGCTGGACTCCGCCTTCGGGATCACCCTGCCGTTCACCACCACCGGTGTGGTGATCGCCGAGGCGTTCGTCGCGATGCCCTTCCTGGTGATCAGCGTCGAGGGCGCGCTGCGGGCCGCCGACCCGCGCTACGAGGAGGCGGCCGCCACCCTGGGCGCCTCCCGGCTGACCGCCTTCCGCCGGGTCACCCTGCCGCTGATCGCTCCCGGGATCGGGGCCGGCGCGGTGCTGGCCTGGGCCCGGGCGCTCGGCGAGTTCGGCGCGACGATCACCTTCGCCGGCAACTTCCCGGGCCGGACGCAGACCATGCCGCTCGCCGTCTACCTGGCCATGGAGTCGGATCCGGAGGCGGCGATCGCGCTCTCGCTCGTCCTGCTGGTGGTCTCCATCGCCGTCCTGGCGGGCCTGCGCGACCGCTGGCTGTCCACCCCGTGA
- the modA gene encoding molybdate ABC transporter substrate-binding protein, translated as MSIRAVRSRRLAVAAAAALALSLGVTACGSDGGDKASGGSSTAAPAAGASAPASTGAAKVSGPITVFAAASLKETFTDLGKTFEAANPGAKVTFNFGGSSSLATSINSGAPADVFAAASPATMKTVTDAGGATGEPKTFVRNTLTIAVPKGNPKHVAGLNDLTAPGVKVALCAKEVPCGAAALTALKAAGVNLTPVTLEQDVKGALTKVELGEVDASLVYRTDVKADAAKIDGVDFPEAAKAVNDYPIAALAKAPNKDGAAAFVAYIQSPEAQQVLTAAGFQAP; from the coding sequence ATGAGCATCCGTGCCGTGCGCTCCCGCAGACTCGCCGTCGCCGCCGCAGCGGCCCTCGCCCTCAGCCTCGGGGTCACCGCCTGCGGCAGCGACGGCGGCGACAAGGCCTCCGGGGGCTCGTCCACCGCGGCCCCGGCCGCCGGGGCGTCCGCCCCGGCGTCGACCGGCGCCGCCAAGGTGTCCGGCCCGATCACCGTCTTCGCCGCCGCCTCGCTGAAGGAGACCTTCACCGACCTCGGCAAGACGTTCGAGGCGGCCAACCCGGGCGCCAAGGTCACCTTCAACTTCGGCGGCAGCTCCAGCCTCGCCACCAGCATCAACTCCGGTGCCCCGGCGGACGTGTTCGCCGCCGCCAGCCCCGCGACCATGAAGACGGTCACCGACGCGGGCGGCGCCACCGGTGAGCCGAAGACCTTCGTCAGGAACACGCTCACCATCGCCGTGCCGAAGGGCAACCCCAAGCACGTCGCCGGGTTGAACGACCTCACCGCGCCCGGGGTCAAGGTCGCCCTCTGCGCGAAGGAGGTGCCCTGCGGCGCCGCCGCCCTGACCGCGCTCAAGGCCGCCGGCGTCAACCTGACCCCGGTCACCCTGGAGCAGGACGTCAAGGGCGCGCTCACCAAGGTCGAGCTGGGCGAGGTCGACGCCTCGCTGGTCTACCGGACCGATGTGAAGGCCGATGCTGCGAAGATCGACGGCGTGGACTTCCCCGAGGCCGCCAAGGCCGTGAACGACTACCCGATCGCCGCCCTCGCCAAGGCGCCGAACAAGGACGGCGCCGCCGCCTTCGTCGCCTACATCCAGTCGCCCGAGGCCCAGCAGGTGCTCACCGCGGCGGGCTTCCAGGCACCATGA